In Hevea brasiliensis isolate MT/VB/25A 57/8 chromosome 13, ASM3005281v1, whole genome shotgun sequence, a single genomic region encodes these proteins:
- the LOC110664537 gene encoding 54S ribosomal protein L51, mitochondrial isoform X1 yields the protein MALRGVWQLQKLIVSYCDWGGSSRGIRAFMESQLPAFKEGNPQLELITELNRGQHPYLKAFYENKNERVVCVKNLTPDEVLLQATRLRNSLGRKVVKLKTRHVTQHPSVQGTWTTAVRF from the exons ATGGCTTTGAGAGGTGTGTGGCAACTTCAAAAGCTGATTGTGAGCTATTGTGACTGGGGAGGAAGTAGTAGGGGCATCAG GGCATTTATGGAGTCACAACTGCCAGCATTTAAAGAAGGAAATCCTCAGTTAGAGTTGATTACTGAACTCAATCGTGGGCAACATCCATATTTGAAGGCTTTTTATg AGAACAAAAATGAGCGGGTGGTTTGTGTGAAGAATTTGACTCCAGATGAAGTACTTCTGCAAGCGACCAGGCTAAGGAATTCATTGGGAAGAAAGGTGGTAAAACTAAAGACAAGGCATGTTACCCAGCACCCAAGCGTGCAAGGTACATGGACAACAGCAGTTagattttga
- the LOC110664537 gene encoding uncharacterized protein LOC110664537 isoform X2: MNVHHLSPVQFSPAHYICTSLPLSCNAAQRPDPPPSQFPSSQFFSSTTPTPRALPPQDVTYPLLSCPTDATSPRLLYSCCNLIKNCLSIKGIYGVTTASI, encoded by the exons ATGAATGTTCATCATCTTAGCCCAGTCCAGTTCAGCCCAGCCCATTATATCTGCACGTCTCTTCCTCTCAGTTGTAATGCGGCGCAGAGGCCTGACCCACCACCTTCTCAGTTCCCCTCTTCTCAGTTCTTCTCATCAACGACGCCGACGCCAAGAGCTTTACCTCCTCAGGACGTCACGTACCCTCTGCTCTCCTGCCCGACCGACGCAACATCTCCTCGTCTGCTGTACTCCTGCTGTAATTTAATTAAGAATTGCTTGAGCATTAAG GGCATTTATGGAGTCACAACTGCCAGCATTTAA